Genomic segment of Terriglobia bacterium:
GTACACGGAATTCGTAATGGCTTCGTCCCCATACGTCACCGCATGGAACTTCTCGTAGCGTTCCTTGATGCCGAACAGAATCTTGATGGTCTGCCCCTCGTCCGGAGGCGGGACCTTGACCGCCTGGAACCGCCTTTCGAGTGAGCGGTCCCGCTCAATGGACTTCCGGAACTCGGCCGGAGTCGTCGCGCCGATGCATTGGATTTCGCCCCGCGAAAGGGCCGGCTTGAGAATGTTGGCCGCGTCAAGTGAACCTTCGGCCGAGCCCGCGCCGACCAGCGTGTGGAGTTCGTCAATAAAGATGATGGCGTTCTGCGCCTCCATCAATTCTTTCATGATGGTCTTCAGGCGCTCCTCAAACTGTCCGCGATACTTGGTGCCCGCCACAATCAGCGACAGATCAAGGGCCAGAATCCGTTTGTCGGAAAGGAAGGATGGAACGTCTCCTTCGGCGATGCGTTCCGCCAGGCCCTCAACAATAGCCGTTTTGCCAACACCCGGCTCTCCGATCAACACAGGATTGTTTTTCGTTCGGCGGCAGAGAATCTGGATGACGCGCTCGACCTCATTTTCCCGGCCGACCAAAGGATCAAGCTGATTTTCCATCGCTGCCTGGGTCAGGTCGCGGCTGAATTCGGAAAGCAACGAAGTCTCTTTGGCACGGTTCGCAGAAACCTTTTCGCTCTGTGTACGGCTCAACTCTTCCCGTAGCGTGGACAACCGGAGCCCGCGCTCGTGGAGAATCTCCGCCGCAAACGATTTGTCCTCCCGGAGAAGACCCAGCAGAAGATGTTCGGTTCCGATGTGTTTATGGGCCAGGCGCTCGGCTTCTTCGGCGGCGTAGGCAAGCACGCGCTTGCATTCCTGGCTGAGAGGCAGCTCAACGGACGTTGACACTTTTTCCCGAACGGGAATGTGTCCCTCTACCTGCTTGCGAATGGATTCAATGGATGCGTGGGAACGCAAGAAGCGGTTGGTGAGCGCTTTGTCTTCACGCAGCAAACCGAGCAGCAGGTGTTCGGTTTCGATATAGGGGCTTCCAAACTGGCTGGCCTCATATCGGGCAAAGAAAATAACACGCCGGGCTTTTTCTGTGTATCTCTCGAACATAGCTCCTCAGTTTTTCTATAGACCCTGCCCCCTGACTTCATCATATGCCAAAAAGCAGGTTTTCAGTTAAACCGTGGAACTACCACCTCGGTCAGTTGGCCGTCTTCCAGACGCAACGTCCGAGCCGCGCGCTGCGCGAGTTCCATATTGTGCGTGGCCAGCACCGAAGTCAACCCATGGATCCGGTGCAACCGTTCGAGCAGATCCATCACATGCTCCGCGGTCCGGTGATCCAGGTTTCCCGTCGGCTCATCCGCCAGCAGCAACGCTGGCTTGTTGACTAGCGCCCTTGCCAGCGCCACTCGCTGCTGCTCTCCGCCTGAAAGCTCACCGGTTCGGCGTCCCAGGGCATTTTCCAGACCCACCTCCGCCAGAAGTTCCCTGGCGTGACCCCGTGCCTTCTCGAAACCATTTCCGGCGATGAGCTGGGGCAGCATTACATTTTCCAGCGCGCTGAATTCTGGCAGCAAATGATGCATTTGCCAGACAAAACCAATTCGCCGATTCCTATAGTCTGCCTGCTCCTCAAAGCTGAGCTCGGCTAACCTCTTCCCTCCAAAGTATATCTCACCTCTCGTCGGAGTGTCCAGCGCGGCGAGTAGATGCAGCAGCGTCGTCTTGCCGGAGCCCGACCTTCCAACCAGCGCCAGCAGCTCTCCCTGTTCCACTTTCAAGCTGAGGCCATTAAATACAACCACTTCCTGCTCGCCAGAGCGAAAAATCTTGGTCAGGTTTTCAACGCGCAGCATCGAGCCTCAAATTCCAATCCCGAGGCTAACATTAACACAAAACCGCCCCCAGGCAATCACCGTTCGCCTTGATTACCATTCTGTAGCGGCGGCTTTACGCCGCCATTTCCAGGCGAGGCGGTTCGCTCGTGGCACGGCCATCTTGGTCCCGCCCAGGCGGGAGCGGGACGCCCGTGCCACGTCTGCATTGGCGGCTGGGTGTGGCGCGCTAAACGCGCCGCTACTCATATCGTAAGGCCACCATGGGATCAACTTTGGCGGCGCGACGGGCAGGGATGTAACAGGCCGCCAGCGCCACGGCAATCAGAATCGCCGAGACAGCGATGAACGTGGGCGGATCGGTGGGTTTGACGCCGTAGAGCAGGCTTGACAGAAATCGCATGAGCGCGAGCGCTCCGGCAATGCCGATGACGACACCAATCAACGCCAGCTTCAGCCCCTGCCCGACAACCATCTTTAACACGTCGCTCTTCTCCGCCCCCAGCGCCATGCGGATGCCGATTTCTCGCTGCCGCTGCGCCACGGAATACGCCAGCAGTCCGTAGATTCCCAGGCAAACCAGCAGTGCGGCTGCGATGCCAAACAGCGAAGCAAGCACCGCCGTTTCACGATCACCGGAAATGCTGTTATGAACCTCTTCGCTTAGCGTATCGGCAGACCCGACAGGCAGCGAGGGATCGATCGACGTCACTGTTTTCTGAACCGGCACGATTGTGGATCGGGCCGGCATTCGGGTGCGGGCATAGAGCACGAAAGACTGAGCATAGCGGAGATCAGTCATGAGGCCGTAGACCTCGGGACGAACCGGCTCTCGCAACGAGCGATACTTCGCGTCATTCACTACGCCAATGATTTGGCTCTGCGCACGGGCCGGGTCACCCACTCTGCCCGAACCGATTAGTTTGCCAATGGGGTCGGTGTTCGGGAAAAACTGCCGTGCGAGAGTCTGGTTCACAATCACCTTAGCCGGTTCCGTATGCTTTTCCTCCGGCTCGTCATTTGGCGTAAAGTTTCGACCGGCAAGGAACTGCATTCCCATCGTGCTGAAGTAACCTGGCGAGACATCGTTGACGTTGGTGTTCAGATAGTCGGCGCCCGTGATCTGCTGCCCCGCCGGGGCGAGTCCCATGACAATTCCGTGCCCGCGCATCACGCCCACGCGGGCAGCGCCCGCAGAAACGACGCCGGGCATCTCTCCCACGCGGGCTAGCAGTGACTTCAGCAGATTCGGTTGCACGTTCTGGCCCGTCAAATTCACCGTGAAGGTCACCACATGGTTTGGTTCGAAACCGGGGTCAGTTCGGGCCAGATTCCGAAAAGTGCGTACAAACAGTCCCGCTGCCGTGAGCAGGGCGACGCATAGCGCAGTTTGGAGGACGATCAGGGCCTGCCGGCCGCGCAGCCGCGCACTGGCGCGAGACCCGCGAAGCACGGTGTCGAGGTTCGTTCTGGAATTTGCCATCGCTGGAGCCAGGCCGAAAAACAGAGTCGCCGCCATGGCGAGAACCAGCGAAAAGAGAAAGACAACGGCGCTAATGTGAGCATCGAGCGATACGGGCATGGGCCAACCCAGAAGGTCATGGATCGTGGGCAGTTGCCCAGCCGCAATAGGCATAGCCAACCATCCCATCAGCAATCCCCCGGCAGCGCCCATTGCCGTGATCAGCGAACTTTCAGTAAGCATCTGGCGCGCCAGTCGCAGACGCGTTGCGCCCACCGCCAGCCGAACGGCTATTTCCTGCTGGCGTGCGGCATTTCGGGCCAGCAGCAGTCCGGCAATATTTGCACACACGATCAGGAAGAGAAGCCCGACAGAGGCCATCAGCAATTTGAAAACGTCACCGAACTGGCTGCGAACAACTGAAACGCCATGCCCCAGCGGTTCGAGCCAGATGTGGTCCTGAATATCCTTCGAAACTACTTTCGGAGGCAGCTTTAAGACATGTTCATCATAATCCTTCATTACCGGGGTCGAGATCGCCTGGCACTCGGCCTGGGCGGTCTCGGGTTTGACGCCGGGCTTTAAGCGCGCCGCCAATTCAAACCACACCATCTCGATGTTTGTTTGAACCCCGGTGCCCTCCGAGAATAGAGTGGGGAATGCGCGCAATGGAATCCAGAGGTCAGGAGCGGTATCGAGACTTAGACCGCCAAACCCGGGCAGCATGACGCCTAGAACAGCGAAATGCTCGCCATTCACGATGATCGTCCGGCCTTTTACGACATTCGGCTCACCCGCAAAGCGCCGCCTCCAGAAGTTGTAGCTCAGCAGGGCGGGAGGAGACCCCGGCTCTTCGGCGGCATCGGAAGGCGTCAGCACGCGGCCATGTAAGGCCCGCACGCCTAGGGCGTCGAAGAATCCGGGGATCACGGCTTCCAGGGAAACCTCTTCTGCCGGTCCGGGATCGCTCATTGCGAAATGGTAGCCGCCGACCTCTCCAAAGACAGAGTCGAAGCTCTTCGCACGATCATGTAAGGCCCGGAAGTAGGCCAGCGGAAAATCACTGTGGCTCCCGATTTTTGATTCGTGATACACAAGCCTCACCAACTGTCCAGGTTGCCGCACGGGCAGCGGCCTTAGAAACACCGCGTCAAACAGGCTGAATATCACCGTGCTTGCGCCAATGCCGAGCGCGAGTGTCAGCACGGCAACCGCCGTGAATCCCGGGTTGCGGCGGAGCTGGCGCAGGCCGTACTTCAAATCCTGTAGCAGGGTGTTCATTCGCCTCCCAAATTACAAGATACGAATTACTAATTACTGGCACAACGGAAATTATGAATTCTGAAAGATGAAAGAAAGAAACTGATGCGCGCGCATCTTCTTCACATAGCCGGCCCAGGCTGCGGCTATTTCATACTTCATAATTTATAATTCATAATTCTTCTTCAATCATTCAATCACAAATCAGAAATGGCTCGCTAAGCGCGCCGCCGGGTAACTCGTAATTTGTAATTCGTAATTTCTTGTTCCACTGCACCGCAAGCAAAAGGCCGCAGACTGCAAAAACGGCAGTCTGCGCTACCAAGCTTCGTTTCAATCATCAATCGCAACTCGCTCGATCACAAATCAGAGATGGCGCGGTAAACGCGCCGCTACTCGTAACGAAGAATTTCCGCCGAGTCCAGCCGTGCGGCCGAAAAAGAAGGGTAGAAGGCCGCAAGAAAGCTGATGGCCACGACCGCCACACCGATCCACAGGCCATCCCAGGGGCGCGGGATAAACGGCACGAATGACAATCCGTAAACGTCGGCCTGCAAGGGAACCAACTGATAAGCCTCTCCCAGCCAGGAGCCGCCGTACCCCAGCACCAGGCCAAGAATTGTGCCCAGGCAGGCAATCAGAATTCCGTGGAGCGTGAAGACGGTCCAGATTTGCCTGTTCCTCGCTCCCATCGACTTCAGCACGGCGATGTCGCGGTTCTTGTCCATCACCATCATGGCCAGCGTAATAAAAATGTTGAGAGCCGCCACCAGCACGATCAGGCCGATGGTCAGGATGGTAACCAGCCTTTCGAGTTTGAGCGCGCTGAAGAGCGCGTGATTCTGGTCCACCCAGGTGGTGGTGTCAAACCCAGGGCCGGCGGCCTTCTGGATGGTCTCTGCCACCGCGTCAACCTTGTAAACATCGTCGAGCTTGAACTCAATCACGGAGACAACGTTCTTCAAATCGAAAAGGCGCTGAGCAGCGTCCAGATTGGTAAAGGCCCATTGAGCGTCAAAGTCGTAAAAACCTGAATCAAATATGCCCACGACGCGAAAGTGCCGATACTTCGGCACAACTTCGAACGGTGTGAGCGTGCCCTGAGGGCTGGTGACCATCACCGTGTCCCCAACCGAGGCT
This window contains:
- a CDS encoding ABC transporter ATP-binding protein, translating into MLRVENLTKIFRSGEQEVVVFNGLSLKVEQGELLALVGRSGSGKTTLLHLLAALDTPTRGEIYFGGKRLAELSFEEQADYRNRRIGFVWQMHHLLPEFSALENVMLPQLIAGNGFEKARGHARELLAEVGLENALGRRTGELSGGEQQRVALARALVNKPALLLADEPTGNLDHRTAEHVMDLLERLHRIHGLTSVLATHNMELAQRAARTLRLEDGQLTEVVVPRFN
- a CDS encoding ABC transporter permease, which produces MNTLLQDLKYGLRQLRRNPGFTAVAVLTLALGIGASTVIFSLFDAVFLRPLPVRQPGQLVRLVYHESKIGSHSDFPLAYFRALHDRAKSFDSVFGEVGGYHFAMSDPGPAEEVSLEAVIPGFFDALGVRALHGRVLTPSDAAEEPGSPPALLSYNFWRRRFAGEPNVVKGRTIIVNGEHFAVLGVMLPGFGGLSLDTAPDLWIPLRAFPTLFSEGTGVQTNIEMVWFELAARLKPGVKPETAQAECQAISTPVMKDYDEHVLKLPPKVVSKDIQDHIWLEPLGHGVSVVRSQFGDVFKLLMASVGLLFLIVCANIAGLLLARNAARQQEIAVRLAVGATRLRLARQMLTESSLITAMGAAGGLLMGWLAMPIAAGQLPTIHDLLGWPMPVSLDAHISAVVFLFSLVLAMAATLFFGLAPAMANSRTNLDTVLRGSRASARLRGRQALIVLQTALCVALLTAAGLFVRTFRNLARTDPGFEPNHVVTFTVNLTGQNVQPNLLKSLLARVGEMPGVVSAGAARVGVMRGHGIVMGLAPAGQQITGADYLNTNVNDVSPGYFSTMGMQFLAGRNFTPNDEPEEKHTEPAKVIVNQTLARQFFPNTDPIGKLIGSGRVGDPARAQSQIIGVVNDAKYRSLREPVRPEVYGLMTDLRYAQSFVLYARTRMPARSTIVPVQKTVTSIDPSLPVGSADTLSEEVHNSISGDRETAVLASLFGIAAALLVCLGIYGLLAYSVAQRQREIGIRMALGAEKSDVLKMVVGQGLKLALIGVVIGIAGALALMRFLSSLLYGVKPTDPPTFIAVSAILIAVALAACYIPARRAAKVDPMVALRYE
- a CDS encoding ABC transporter permease, which produces MRFELFVALRYLKAKRRQAAISVVTAISVVGVTAGVAALVIALAINNGFRQELQGKLLGATANVNLIRSQNDGIQHYEALTRRLSNLPHVVAAAPALYEQALISNRQRSGGVMIKGVDVERELKVGDLLHHLSSGSLDGLSETFPDADPIIIGKELAKNLGASVGDTVMVTSPQGTLTPFEVVPKYRHFRVVGIFDSGFYDFDAQWAFTNLDAAQRLFDLKNVVSVIEFKLDDVYKVDAVAETIQKAAGPGFDTTTWVDQNHALFSALKLERLVTILTIGLIVLVAALNIFITLAMMVMDKNRDIAVLKSMGARNRQIWTVFTLHGILIACLGTILGLVLGYGGSWLGEAYQLVPLQADVYGLSFVPFIPRPWDGLWIGVAVVAISFLAAFYPSFSAARLDSAEILRYE